Genomic segment of Vulpes vulpes isolate BD-2025 chromosome 16, VulVul3, whole genome shotgun sequence:
GAAGGGCCCCCCCTGCCGCGGATCACGGAGAGAGCCGAGCGGCGCCGCCGAGGGCCGAAGAGAGCCGGAGAGACCCGAGTGCGACCGGAGAGACGCAGGCCGGCCGGAAGCGGGCCCGAGCGCGGCCGGAAGGAGCCGAGTCCGCCCGAAGCGGGCTGCGCGCGGCTGGACGTTGGGCTTGGTCCAGCGGGCGCCATGGCTGCCGAGGGGACAGCTGTGGCCGGAGGCGGGGCTGTTGGCGACCGGCTGGCCAAGGACAGCTTGCGGCAGTTTCAGTGCCCGGACGCGGCCCCGAACCGGCGGCGCGGCTCGTCGCTGTCCCGTGACGCCGAGCGCCGCGCCTACCAGTGCTGCCGGGAGTACTTGGGCGGGGCCTGGCGCCAGGCGCGGCCGGAGGACCTGAGGGTGGACCCTGTGAGGTGGgaggtcaggggtcaggggtcGAGCTCGGGCCTGGGGACGCCGAGTCTCCGCGGCCCCGGGGCacgtggggaggggaggggacgggcgGGGTGGTGGCGGCGGGGCAGGTGCAGCGGCCGCGGCCTGAGCGCGCCCTGCTCTGGGTCTGCAGCGGGGGCCTCAGTAACCTGCTGTTCCGCTGCTCGCTGCCGGACCACCTGCCGAGCGTTGGCAAGGAGCCCCGGGAGGTGCTGCTGCGGCTGTACGGGGCCATCCTGCAGGTGAGGGTGCCCTGCAGGTGAGGGCCGTCCTGCAGGCAGGTGAGGACGTCCTGCAGGCGAGGGGCATCCTGCAGGCAGGTGAGGGCATTCTGCAGGCAGGTGAGGGCATCCTGCAGGCGAGGGCATCCTGCACATGAGAGCTGTCGGGCAGGTGATGTTCTCACTGAGGCCTAGGGCCTAAGTAATTTGTAGATTCTCCTACTGGAGCCTGGTTCTGGAGTCTCCAGGCAATAGAGCAAGACGtgccaggagggggtggggagcagagcctCCTGTGTTTGTGACCCTGTCCCCCGGGTTGTCCATCTTCCTTCAGGGTGTGGATTCCTTGGTCCTCGAAAGTGTGATGTTCGCCATTCTGGCAGAGCGGTCGCTGGGGCCCCAGCTCTATGGAGTCTTTCCAGAGGGCCGGCTGGAACAGTACATCCCAGTACGAACCCGGCCCCGACCTCCCCGAGGCACCTTCTGCCCCCAGCCCCGTCCCCTTTCCAGTGCCTGTCCTCATGTCCCTAACCCCAGGTAGGGCCTTTACCCAAGACCCTGACTTCCCTCCCACTTCcattccccaccccttccccctcctgccccagccccctcaCCACCCTGATAGGCTCCTGGGTGCAGAGCCGGCCACTGAAAACCTGTGAGCTTCGAGAGCCGGTGCTGTCTGCAGAAATCGCCACGAAGATGGCCCGGTTCCATGGCATGGAGATGCCGTTCACTAAGGAGCCCCACTGGCTGTTTGGGACCATGGAACGGTGAGTCAGGAGTCGCCTCGGGGCTCCTGCACACCTGTTCTGAACCCTGATGCTGGCAGTTACTACGCTGGCCTGTAGCTGAACGTGCCCATGACTGCCCAGGCCTCCAGCTAAGTGGATCAGGTGTCCCGGTGCCTAGCATGGTCTCCCACAGAAC
This window contains:
- the CHKB gene encoding choline/ethanolamine kinase isoform X1 gives rise to the protein MAAEGTAVAGGGAVGDRLAKDSLRQFQCPDAAPNRRRGSSLSRDAERRAYQCCREYLGGAWRQARPEDLRVDPVSGGLSNLLFRCSLPDHLPSVGKEPREVLLRLYGAILQGVDSLVLESVMFAILAERSLGPQLYGVFPEGRLEQYIPSRPLKTCELREPVLSAEIATKMARFHGMEMPFTKEPHWLFGTMERKLLDSTPSPVVFCHNDVQEGNILLLSEPENTDRLMLVDFEYSSYNYRGFDIGNHFCEWVYDYTHEEWPFYKAQPADYPTRGQQLHFIRHYLAEGKKGDTVSQEEQRKLEEDLLVEANRYALASHFFWGLWSILQASMSTIEFGYLEYAQSRFQFYFQQKGQLSGFHPSS